A stretch of Sulfitobacter sp. THAF37 DNA encodes these proteins:
- a CDS encoding sarcosine oxidase subunit delta, whose translation MLTIHCPNCGVTAEETEFHAHGEAHLKRFGPGSSEDDFEGYLFMRKNPKGVHFERWRHQYGCGKWFHVARCTMTLEVFGSYSAQTTEPPQEIVEIIRDRRPDFGSGAA comes from the coding sequence ATGCTGACCATTCATTGCCCCAATTGCGGCGTCACCGCCGAAGAGACAGAATTCCACGCCCACGGCGAAGCGCATCTGAAACGCTTTGGCCCCGGATCGTCCGAGGATGACTTCGAAGGCTATCTCTTCATGCGCAAGAACCCCAAGGGCGTGCATTTTGAACGCTGGCGGCACCAGTACGGCTGCGGCAAGTGGTTCCACGTGGCGCGCTGCACCATGACGCTTGAAGTGTTCGGCAGCTACAGCGCCCAGACCACCGAACCCCCGCAGGAGATCGTCGAGATCATCCGTGACCGCCGCCCCGATTTCGGCAGCGGCGCCGCATGA
- a CDS encoding sarcosine oxidase subunit beta family protein: protein MKKYSVFAVAREAMRHHTGWSRAWRDAEPKKRYDVIIIGAGGHGLATAYYLGKNFGITNVAILEKGWLGGGNTGRNTTIIRSNYLQDPSAAIYEKSRSLYETMSQDLNYNVMFSPRGVIMLAQTEHEVRGYKRTAHANALQGVQTEFISPARVKELVPIIDLDGPRYPVLGGLWQARGGTARHDAVAWGYARACSDMGMDVIQKCEVTGIRQQNGKVTGVSTTRGDIDCDKLGMVVAGHSGHLADMAGFRLPIESVALQALVSEPIKPCMDVVVMANTVHGYMSQSDKGEMVIGGGTDGYNNYTQRGSFHHIEETVRALIETFPMVSRLKMLRQWGGIVDVTGDRSPILSKTPVEGIFVNCGWGTGGFKAIPGSGWAMAELMAKGRSPMTDAFGLNRFTEGRFIDESVAAGVAH, encoded by the coding sequence ATGAAGAAATATTCCGTTTTTGCAGTGGCGCGCGAGGCGATGCGCCATCACACCGGCTGGTCCCGCGCGTGGCGGGATGCAGAGCCGAAGAAGCGGTACGATGTGATCATCATCGGGGCAGGGGGCCACGGGTTGGCCACCGCCTATTACCTCGGCAAGAATTTCGGCATCACCAATGTCGCCATCCTTGAAAAAGGCTGGCTGGGCGGGGGCAACACCGGCCGGAACACGACGATCATCCGCTCCAACTACCTGCAGGACCCGTCCGCCGCGATCTACGAGAAATCGCGCAGCCTGTATGAGACCATGAGCCAGGATCTGAACTACAACGTGATGTTCAGTCCCCGTGGCGTGATCATGCTGGCCCAGACCGAACACGAGGTGCGCGGCTACAAGCGTACCGCCCATGCCAATGCGCTGCAGGGCGTGCAGACCGAATTCATCAGCCCGGCCCGGGTCAAGGAACTGGTGCCGATCATCGACCTCGACGGGCCACGCTATCCGGTGCTGGGCGGGCTGTGGCAGGCCCGCGGCGGCACGGCGCGGCACGATGCCGTGGCCTGGGGCTATGCCCGGGCCTGTTCCGACATGGGCATGGACGTGATCCAGAAATGCGAAGTGACCGGCATTCGCCAACAGAACGGCAAGGTCACTGGCGTCTCCACCACGCGCGGCGACATCGACTGCGACAAGCTGGGCATGGTGGTCGCGGGCCATTCGGGGCATCTGGCCGACATGGCCGGTTTCCGCCTCCCGATCGAATCCGTGGCCCTTCAGGCGCTGGTCAGCGAACCGATCAAGCCCTGCATGGACGTCGTGGTGATGGCCAACACCGTGCACGGCTACATGAGCCAGTCCGACAAGGGCGAGATGGTGATCGGCGGCGGCACCGACGGCTACAACAACTACACCCAGCGCGGCAGCTTCCACCACATCGAGGAAACCGTGCGCGCCCTGATCGAGACCTTCCCGATGGTCAGCCGCCTCAAGATGCTGCGCCAATGGGGCGGGATCGTCGATGTAACGGGTGACCGGTCCCCGATCCTGTCGAAAACCCCGGTCGAGGGCATCTTTGTCAACTGTGGCTGGGGCACCGGCGGGTTCAAGGCGATCCCGGGGTCGGGCTGGGCCATGGCCGAACTGATGGCCAAGGGCCGTTCCCCGATGACCGACGCCTTTGGCCTGAACCGCTTTACCGAAGGCCGCTTCATCGACGAATCCGTGGCCGCCGGGGTGGCACACTGA
- a CDS encoding superoxide dismutase — protein sequence MAFSLPDLPYAHDALAPKGMSKETLEYHHDKHHNAYVTNGNKAIEGTEWEGKSLEEIIKGTYDASAVAQSGIFNNISQLWNHNQFWEMMTPEDKGMPGELEKALTENFGSVDKFKDEFKAAGGGQFGSGWAWLVKDTDGSLKVTKTENGVNPVCFGQTALLGCDVWEHSYYIDFRNARPDYLSNFLDNLVNWENVASRM from the coding sequence ATGGCTTTTTCTCTTCCCGATCTTCCCTACGCCCACGATGCGCTTGCACCCAAGGGCATGTCGAAGGAAACGCTGGAATATCACCACGACAAGCACCACAATGCCTATGTCACCAACGGCAACAAGGCAATTGAAGGTACGGAGTGGGAAGGCAAGTCCCTTGAAGAGATCATCAAGGGAACCTACGACGCCTCCGCGGTTGCCCAAAGCGGCATCTTCAACAACATCAGCCAGCTGTGGAACCACAACCAGTTCTGGGAAATGATGACCCCGGAAGACAAGGGGATGCCCGGAGAGCTGGAAAAGGCGCTGACCGAGAATTTCGGTTCCGTCGACAAGTTCAAGGACGAATTCAAGGCCGCCGGCGGCGGGCAGTTCGGCTCCGGCTGGGCCTGGCTGGTCAAGGACACCGATGGCAGCCTCAAAGTCACCAAGACCGAGAACGGCGTGAACCCCGTCTGCTTTGGCCAGACCGCGCTGCTGGGCTGTGACGTTTGGGAGCATTCCTATTACATCGACTTCCGCAACGCGCGTCCCGACTATCTGTCCAACTTCCTGGACAATCTCGTGAACTGGGAAAACGTCGCCTCGCGCATGTAA
- a CDS encoding LysM peptidoglycan-binding domain-containing protein, producing the protein MNKFLAGAGGKTGALTGLAVVAVAIVAAALFQSQDTPTPDNADTPVALVPQSSSPEASDPLPQATPDAGQQTVSEAQDGTGAPAPAETEAPAETEQAQDRQAAVRTEAVSQPSADAASDAAPAFDEVRREADGMTVIAGRAAPGAEVEILQNGTAIATARADGGGKFAALAIIPPDGKGHVLSLSQKGDAGQHISSRDSIILAPTTPAEAQVAQAGTQRQAGIEEQGDGAEEGAAEAEQPDTGSIVVAEANTGEADAPVASEAVRPGLDAQSVQSSPSTATEQADSTTDTARNGATPPAPSASQSGDTPSDDQPAAPAAPAQTADAPLSESSPADADRPTATGAAEAPQRTAQNETGAQDAVAGDAAPAVPDAQAPVTSAALSQTGSAPQAATQTQTMPAAPQSPQTEAPEALASGSAAPPPPEPGGSSPAAPAEPAPAVAILKATDDGVELLNAPRPEALQSVALDTISYSDAGAVQLAGRARADTQVVRVYLDNRSIVSLPVDAEGRWRGDLPDVDAGVYTLRVDEVAGDGEVSSRVETPFKRESVDTLRAAAAGQEGPVKAITVQKGNTLWGIASDRYGDGLLYVRVFEANSDAIRDPDLIYPGQVFDLPD; encoded by the coding sequence ATGAACAAGTTTCTGGCCGGTGCCGGCGGCAAGACAGGTGCGCTGACGGGTTTGGCTGTCGTGGCGGTGGCGATCGTGGCGGCGGCATTGTTCCAGAGCCAGGATACCCCGACGCCCGACAATGCCGATACGCCGGTGGCGCTGGTCCCGCAATCCTCATCCCCCGAAGCGTCCGACCCGCTGCCGCAGGCCACGCCCGATGCGGGCCAGCAGACTGTGTCTGAAGCGCAGGACGGCACCGGTGCACCGGCCCCCGCTGAGACGGAAGCACCCGCTGAGACGGAACAGGCGCAGGATAGGCAGGCGGCTGTCCGGACCGAGGCTGTCAGCCAGCCCTCCGCCGACGCCGCCTCCGACGCCGCGCCCGCCTTTGACGAGGTGCGCCGCGAGGCGGACGGCATGACCGTGATCGCGGGCCGCGCCGCGCCGGGGGCCGAGGTCGAGATCCTGCAGAACGGCACCGCCATTGCCACCGCCCGCGCAGACGGCGGCGGCAAGTTCGCCGCGCTGGCGATCATCCCGCCCGATGGCAAAGGTCATGTGCTGAGCCTGTCCCAGAAAGGCGACGCAGGGCAGCACATTTCATCGCGCGACAGCATTATCCTGGCCCCCACCACCCCGGCGGAGGCGCAAGTCGCCCAAGCTGGCACGCAGCGTCAGGCCGGGATCGAAGAACAGGGCGACGGTGCAGAAGAAGGCGCGGCGGAGGCGGAACAGCCGGACACAGGGTCCATTGTCGTGGCCGAAGCGAACACCGGTGAGGCCGACGCGCCGGTCGCGTCCGAGGCTGTCCGTCCCGGCCTGGATGCGCAATCTGTCCAATCATCCCCTTCCACCGCCACCGAGCAAGCGGACAGCACAACCGACACCGCGCGTAACGGTGCAACGCCCCCGGCGCCTTCTGCGTCGCAGTCCGGCGACACCCCATCAGATGACCAGCCCGCGGCCCCAGCCGCCCCGGCCCAGACGGCCGATGCGCCCCTATCCGAAAGCAGTCCGGCCGATGCCGACAGGCCGACCGCGACTGGCGCAGCCGAGGCGCCACAAAGAACCGCACAAAACGAAACCGGCGCCCAGGACGCGGTTGCGGGCGACGCGGCGCCCGCCGTGCCGGACGCGCAAGCCCCCGTGACCAGTGCCGCGCTGTCGCAAACCGGCAGCGCCCCGCAGGCGGCAACACAGACGCAGACCATGCCGGCGGCACCGCAAAGCCCGCAGACCGAGGCGCCAGAGGCGCTGGCGTCGGGGTCCGCCGCGCCGCCGCCGCCCGAACCCGGTGGCAGCAGCCCCGCCGCACCTGCCGAACCCGCCCCCGCCGTTGCCATCCTCAAGGCGACCGATGACGGGGTGGAGCTGCTGAATGCGCCGCGCCCCGAGGCGTTGCAATCGGTCGCGCTCGATACCATCAGCTATTCCGACGCGGGGGCCGTGCAGCTGGCCGGTCGCGCGCGCGCCGACACCCAGGTCGTGCGGGTCTATCTCGACAACCGGTCGATCGTCAGCCTGCCGGTGGACGCCGAAGGCCGCTGGCGCGGGGACCTGCCTGACGTGGACGCGGGGGTCTATACGCTCAGGGTCGATGAGGTCGCGGGCGACGGCGAGGTGTCCAGCCGGGTCGAAACCCCGTTCAAGCGCGAATCCGTCGACACGCTTCGGGCGGCGGCGGCGGGCCAGGAGGGGCCGGTCAAGGCGATCACGGTGCAAAAGGGCAATACGCTTTGGGGCATTGCCAGCGACCGCTACGGCGACGGGCTGCTGTATGTCCGCGTGTTCGAAGCCAACTCGGACGCGATCCGCGATCCCGACCTGATCTATCCGGGCCAGGTCTTTGATCTGCCGGACTGA
- a CDS encoding TIGR00730 family Rossman fold protein produces the protein MTQPPVLKSVCVYCGSRPGADPAYARDAEDLGKGLAEAGLRLVYGAGDVGLMGSVARAAQQAGGETFGVIPQHLVAWEVGKTDLTRYVVTETMHERKKVMFMNCDAVAVLPGGAGSLDELFEVLTWRQLGLHQKPVFLVNTAGYWDPLMQLIRHVVDQGFADETLAGYVTPVPDAAAALAGLKALRD, from the coding sequence ATGACGCAGCCCCCCGTCCTGAAGTCCGTCTGCGTCTATTGCGGTTCGCGCCCCGGGGCCGATCCCGCCTACGCCCGCGACGCGGAAGACCTGGGCAAGGGGCTGGCCGAGGCGGGACTGCGGCTGGTCTATGGCGCGGGGGATGTGGGGTTGATGGGCAGTGTCGCGCGCGCCGCGCAGCAGGCAGGCGGCGAAACCTTCGGGGTGATCCCTCAGCACCTCGTGGCGTGGGAAGTCGGCAAGACCGATCTGACCCGCTATGTCGTGACCGAGACGATGCATGAACGCAAGAAGGTGATGTTCATGAACTGCGACGCGGTGGCCGTGCTGCCGGGCGGCGCGGGATCGCTGGACGAGTTGTTCGAGGTGCTGACATGGCGGCAGCTGGGCCTGCACCAGAAGCCAGTTTTCCTGGTCAATACAGCGGGTTACTGGGACCCTTTGATGCAGCTGATCAGGCATGTCGTGGATCAGGGGTTCGCGGACGAGACTTTGGCAGGCTACGTGACCCCCGTCCCCGACGCAGCGGCGGCGTTGGCGGGCCTGAAAGCCCTGCGCGACTGA
- a CDS encoding sarcosine oxidase subunit gamma, giving the protein MSEPVSALHHATDDSGLVAIREVGPLGMITLRGDLADKTLGKAAVVAGGVNLPEQRHCNTEGEQGIAWMSPDELLIMCPYADVQDRLADLRDKLAGSHALVANVSDARAVFDISGDRVREVIAKLAPVDMHPDQFNGTMFRRTRFAQVPAAFWMPDDRSARIVCFRSVAQYMFDLLKVAAQPGSEVRHYA; this is encoded by the coding sequence ATGTCTGAACCAGTAAGCGCACTGCACCACGCCACTGACGACAGCGGCCTGGTCGCCATCCGCGAGGTTGGCCCGCTGGGCATGATCACCTTGCGTGGCGATCTGGCGGACAAGACGCTGGGCAAGGCCGCCGTGGTCGCGGGCGGGGTCAACCTGCCCGAGCAGCGGCATTGCAACACCGAAGGCGAGCAGGGCATCGCCTGGATGTCGCCGGATGAACTGTTGATCATGTGCCCCTATGCGGATGTGCAGGACCGTCTGGCAGATCTGCGCGACAAGCTGGCGGGCAGCCATGCGCTGGTGGCCAATGTCTCGGACGCGCGGGCGGTCTTCGACATCTCCGGCGACCGCGTGCGCGAGGTGATCGCCAAGCTGGCCCCGGTGGACATGCATCCGGATCAGTTCAACGGCACCATGTTCCGCCGCACCCGCTTTGCCCAGGTGCCTGCCGCCTTCTGGATGCCGGACGACCGCAGCGCGCGGATCGTCTGCTTCCGCTCGGTAGCGCAGTACATGTTCGACCTGCTGAAAGTCGCGGCACAGCCGGGGTCCGAGGTGCGCCACTACGCCTGA
- a CDS encoding ABC transporter ATP-binding protein/permease → MSSDTASPAVKGPNTPTVPLTDEQLADQAERQSALRVLRKVAPYLWPRDMPWVKRRVVWAMVALVVSKLVSVATPLFYKDAVDALAGEGTPMLALGAVSLTLAYGMARLMNVGFQQLRDAVFARVGQRALRMLALETFQHIHKLSMRYHITRKTGGLSRIIERGVKGVDFLLRFLLFSIGPLILELLLIAIVLTVLFDVWYTAVVAITIALYVWFTFAVTEWRVKLRRQMNDQDTDANQKAIDSLLNYETVKYFGAEAREAERYDTAMAGYEEAAIKTNYSLAFLNFGQALIITAGLVGVMVMAAIGVQNGSLTVGDFVMVNAYMIQITVPLNFLGTVYREIRQALVDMGQMFGLLEQPAEITDKPGAANLKVTGGRITLDDVRFGYDPDRQILKGVSLEAQPGETVAIVGSTGSGKSTIGRLLFRFYDVQGGALRIDGQDIREVTQDSLHRAIGVVPQDTVLFNDTIRYNIAYGRENATREEIETAARAAQIHDFILSLPQGYETAVGERGLKLSGGEKQRVGIARTLLKDPPILLLDEATSALDSDTEGEIQDALRRAGQGRTVLTIAHRLSTVAEADRIIVLEKGEIVEQGTHEALLARQGRYAQLWQRQQSDED, encoded by the coding sequence ATGTCGTCAGATACCGCCAGCCCCGCCGTCAAGGGGCCAAATACACCGACCGTCCCCTTGACCGACGAGCAGCTGGCCGATCAGGCCGAGCGTCAGTCCGCCCTGCGGGTGCTGCGCAAGGTCGCGCCCTATCTCTGGCCGCGCGACATGCCTTGGGTCAAGCGACGGGTCGTGTGGGCCATGGTCGCGCTGGTGGTATCCAAGCTGGTGTCCGTGGCCACGCCGCTGTTCTACAAGGATGCGGTGGACGCGCTGGCGGGCGAGGGGACGCCGATGCTGGCCCTCGGGGCGGTTTCGCTGACGCTGGCTTACGGCATGGCGCGCCTGATGAACGTGGGCTTCCAGCAGCTGCGCGACGCGGTGTTCGCGCGGGTCGGCCAGCGCGCCCTGCGCATGTTGGCGCTGGAAACCTTCCAGCATATCCACAAGCTGTCGATGCGCTACCATATCACCCGAAAGACAGGGGGGCTGAGCCGCATCATCGAACGCGGCGTCAAGGGTGTCGATTTCCTTTTGCGCTTTCTGCTGTTCTCCATCGGGCCGCTGATCCTTGAGCTGCTGCTGATCGCCATCGTCCTCACAGTGCTTTTCGACGTTTGGTACACGGCGGTCGTGGCGATCACCATCGCGCTCTATGTCTGGTTCACCTTTGCGGTCACTGAATGGCGGGTGAAGCTGCGCCGCCAGATGAACGACCAGGACACCGACGCCAACCAAAAGGCCATCGACAGCCTGCTGAACTATGAGACGGTCAAGTATTTCGGTGCCGAAGCCCGCGAGGCCGAACGTTATGACACGGCCATGGCGGGCTACGAGGAAGCGGCGATCAAGACGAATTACTCGCTCGCCTTCCTGAACTTCGGTCAGGCCCTGATCATCACCGCCGGGTTGGTCGGGGTCATGGTGATGGCCGCCATCGGCGTGCAGAACGGGTCGCTGACAGTGGGCGATTTCGTCATGGTCAACGCCTACATGATCCAGATCACCGTGCCGCTGAACTTCCTCGGCACGGTCTACCGCGAAATCCGCCAGGCGCTGGTGGACATGGGCCAGATGTTCGGCCTTCTGGAACAACCGGCCGAGATCACGGACAAGCCCGGGGCTGCGAATCTCAAGGTGACGGGCGGACGGATCACGCTGGATGACGTGCGCTTTGGCTACGATCCGGATCGGCAGATCCTCAAGGGCGTCAGCCTGGAGGCGCAGCCAGGTGAGACGGTGGCCATCGTCGGCTCGACCGGGTCGGGGAAATCCACCATCGGGCGGCTGCTGTTCCGGTTCTACGACGTGCAGGGCGGGGCGTTGCGGATAGACGGTCAGGACATCCGCGAGGTGACGCAGGACAGTCTGCATCGCGCCATCGGCGTGGTGCCGCAGGATACGGTGCTGTTCAACGACACGATCCGCTACAACATCGCCTACGGTCGCGAAAACGCCACGCGCGAAGAGATCGAGACCGCCGCCCGCGCCGCGCAGATCCACGACTTCATCCTGTCCCTGCCGCAGGGCTACGAGACAGCCGTGGGCGAACGGGGGCTGAAGCTGTCGGGCGGAGAGAAACAGCGCGTCGGGATCGCGCGCACCCTGCTGAAGGACCCGCCGATCCTGCTGCTCGACGAAGCGACCAGCGCGCTCGACAGCGACACCGAGGGCGAGATTCAGGATGCCCTGCGCCGGGCCGGGCAGGGGCGTACCGTGCTGACCATCGCGCACCGGCTGTCCACGGTGGCCGAGGCGGACCGCATCATCGTGTTGGAAAAGGGCGAGATCGTCGAACAGGGGACCCACGAGGCGCTGTTGGCGCGGCAGGGGCGTTACGCGCAGCTCTGGCAGCGGCAGCAATCGGACGAGGACTGA
- a CDS encoding sarcosine oxidase subunit alpha family protein, producing the protein MSTRLATGGRLLNTSKPVSFTFNGKQLRGYQGDTLASALLANDQMLMGRSFKYHRPRGVVAAGPEEPNALVNLGREGRFEPNQRVTTTELFEGLEATSQNHWPSLEFDVGAINARLSRFLPAGFYYKMFMYPRSFWKHVYEPFIRKSAGLGKAPKARDEDTYEHFHAFCDVLVIGGGVAGLEAARTAGRSGARVLLLEQTNHFGGRAPVDGGTVDGAPVDKFVEEIIAELQAMDNVQLRLRTMGAGVYDHGYVLGYEQLTDHAPGTPGPRHRLWRIRAGHVITATGAIERPLSFAGNDIPGVMLAGAVRDYVVNFGVSIGDRTVVVTNNDNAYLTAIALKHAGLDVPAVVDARVLPQDSELMAQARALGIRILMGHAISSVKGGKRVTGVAICSQAGEGAVLEEIACDAVAMSGGWSPVVHLWSHCGGKLRWDSKLACFSPDVDNPPKGADGVGFVTTAGAASGMFPLDDVLHDAHAAADGVLTTLGFKTPREVSAPSAARREEAPMAPVWMMPHGAGVKLREKTWLDYQNDVKVSDVRLAAQEGFVSVEHAKRYTTLGMATDQGKLSNINGLATLAGALDAEIPTVGTTTFRPPYHPISMGAIGGEARGATFQPLRRTPLHDWHDANGAVWEPVGQWRRPYAFKRGSESTHDAVMREVKNVREKLGLLDASTLGKIIVKGPDAGRFLDMLYTNMMSTLKPGKCRYGLMCNENGFLIDDGVVARIDEDTWLCHTTTGGAESIHAHMEEWLQTEWWDWQVYVANVTEQYAQIAVVGPNARTALEHLGGMDVSKETLGFMDWADGTLGGYPCRVYRISFSGELSYEIAVDASHGQALWDALMVVGADLGVMPYGTEALHILRAEKGFIMIGDETDGTVIPQDLGLNWAISKKKEDYLGKRAQARSHMADPERWKLVGLETTDGSTLPDGAYAVGEGTNENGQRNTVGRVTSSYHSPNLDRGIAMGLVLHGPDRMGEVLSFPGTDGKTYEARIVDPVFYDKDGEKQNV; encoded by the coding sequence ATGAGCACCAGACTGGCCACAGGCGGCCGCCTGCTGAACACCTCCAAACCCGTGAGCTTCACCTTCAATGGCAAGCAGCTGCGCGGATATCAGGGGGACACCCTGGCCTCCGCTCTGCTGGCGAACGACCAGATGCTGATGGGACGTTCGTTCAAATATCACCGCCCGCGCGGTGTGGTCGCGGCAGGCCCCGAAGAGCCGAACGCGCTTGTCAATCTCGGGCGGGAGGGTCGCTTCGAGCCGAACCAGCGTGTCACCACGACCGAGCTTTTCGAGGGGCTGGAAGCCACCAGCCAGAACCACTGGCCGAGCCTGGAATTCGATGTCGGCGCGATCAACGCGCGGCTGTCGCGTTTCCTGCCCGCAGGGTTCTACTACAAGATGTTCATGTATCCGCGCAGCTTCTGGAAACATGTCTACGAGCCCTTCATCCGCAAGTCAGCCGGTCTGGGCAAGGCGCCCAAGGCCCGCGACGAGGACACCTACGAGCACTTCCATGCGTTCTGCGATGTGCTGGTGATCGGCGGGGGCGTGGCCGGGCTTGAGGCGGCACGCACCGCGGGGCGCAGTGGCGCACGGGTGCTGCTGCTGGAGCAGACCAACCACTTCGGCGGACGCGCGCCGGTGGATGGCGGCACCGTCGATGGTGCGCCTGTGGACAAGTTCGTGGAAGAAATCATCGCCGAGCTGCAGGCAATGGACAATGTCCAGCTGCGCCTGCGCACCATGGGGGCAGGGGTCTATGATCATGGCTACGTCCTGGGCTACGAACAGCTGACAGACCACGCGCCCGGCACACCCGGCCCGCGCCACCGCCTGTGGCGCATCCGTGCGGGCCATGTGATCACCGCCACGGGGGCGATCGAACGCCCGCTGAGCTTTGCCGGAAACGACATTCCCGGCGTGATGCTGGCAGGTGCCGTGCGCGACTACGTGGTGAACTTCGGGGTCTCGATCGGGGACCGTACCGTCGTCGTCACCAACAACGACAACGCTTACCTTACGGCAATTGCGCTCAAGCATGCCGGGCTGGATGTGCCTGCCGTCGTCGATGCCCGGGTGTTGCCCCAGGACAGCGAGCTGATGGCGCAGGCCCGCGCCCTGGGCATCCGCATCCTGATGGGCCACGCGATTTCATCGGTGAAGGGCGGCAAGCGTGTGACCGGCGTAGCGATCTGTTCACAGGCGGGCGAAGGCGCGGTGCTGGAAGAGATCGCCTGCGACGCGGTCGCCATGTCCGGCGGCTGGTCGCCGGTGGTGCATCTTTGGTCCCATTGTGGCGGCAAGCTGCGCTGGGACAGCAAACTGGCCTGTTTCAGCCCGGATGTGGATAATCCGCCGAAAGGCGCCGACGGCGTAGGCTTCGTGACCACCGCCGGTGCGGCCTCGGGCATGTTCCCGCTGGACGACGTGCTGCACGACGCCCATGCTGCGGCGGACGGGGTGCTGACCACGCTGGGTTTCAAGACCCCGCGCGAGGTCTCGGCCCCCTCTGCCGCCCGGCGCGAGGAAGCGCCGATGGCGCCGGTGTGGATGATGCCCCATGGCGCGGGCGTGAAGCTGCGGGAAAAGACCTGGCTGGACTACCAGAACGACGTCAAGGTGTCCGATGTGCGGCTGGCCGCGCAGGAGGGCTTCGTCAGTGTCGAACACGCCAAGCGGTATACCACGCTGGGCATGGCCACCGATCAGGGCAAGCTGAGCAACATCAACGGCCTGGCTACGCTTGCCGGTGCGCTGGACGCCGAAATCCCTACAGTGGGCACCACGACGTTCCGCCCGCCCTATCACCCGATCTCCATGGGGGCCATCGGCGGCGAGGCGCGCGGCGCGACGTTCCAGCCGCTGCGCCGCACCCCGCTGCACGACTGGCACGACGCCAACGGTGCGGTCTGGGAACCGGTCGGCCAGTGGCGCAGGCCCTATGCCTTCAAGCGTGGCAGCGAAAGCACCCATGACGCGGTGATGCGCGAAGTGAAAAACGTGCGCGAGAAGCTCGGCCTGCTCGACGCGTCGACACTGGGCAAGATCATCGTCAAGGGCCCCGACGCGGGCCGTTTCCTCGACATGCTCTACACCAACATGATGTCGACGCTGAAACCGGGCAAATGCCGCTATGGCCTGATGTGCAACGAAAACGGTTTCCTGATCGACGACGGCGTGGTTGCCCGCATCGACGAGGACACCTGGCTGTGCCACACCACCACCGGCGGTGCGGAAAGCATCCATGCTCACATGGAGGAATGGCTGCAGACCGAATGGTGGGACTGGCAGGTCTATGTCGCCAATGTGACAGAGCAATACGCGCAGATCGCCGTGGTCGGCCCCAACGCCCGCACGGCGCTGGAGCACCTGGGCGGCATGGACGTCAGCAAAGAAACCCTGGGCTTCATGGATTGGGCCGACGGTACGCTGGGCGGATACCCCTGCCGGGTCTACCGGATCTCCTTCTCGGGCGAACTGAGCTACGAGATCGCAGTGGATGCAAGCCACGGTCAGGCCCTCTGGGACGCGCTGATGGTGGTGGGTGCGGATCTCGGCGTGATGCCCTACGGCACCGAGGCGCTGCACATCCTGCGTGCCGAAAAGGGTTTCATCATGATCGGCGACGAAACCGACGGCACCGTGATCCCGCAGGACCTGGGGCTGAACTGGGCGATCTCCAAGAAAAAGGAAGATTACCTGGGCAAGCGCGCACAGGCCCGCAGCCACATGGCCGACCCCGAACGCTGGAAACTGGTGGGGCTGGAAACCACCGACGGCAGTACCCTGCCGGACGGCGCCTATGCGGTGGGCGAGGGCACCAACGAAAACGGCCAGCGCAACACGGTGGGCCGCGTGACCTCCAGCTATCATTCGCCGAACCTCGACCGGGGCATCGCCATGGGGCTGGTCCTGCACGGACCGGATCGCATGGGCGAGGTGCTGAGCTTCCCGGGGACGGACGGCAAGACCTACGAGGCGCGGATCGTCGATCCGGTATTCTACGACAAGGACGGGGAAAAGCAGAATGTCTGA
- a CDS encoding host attachment family protein, with translation MTKLTNGTWVLIADGEKALFLVNQTDGEDPYLEVFREEEQENPPNREQAANRRGRFNDGPSVHRSAVQDTDWHQLAKDRFASDLADILYRKAHQGAFDRLVVVAPPNTLGELRNEVHKEVADKIVAEVPKTLTNHPIDEIEKLVAQEIAA, from the coding sequence ATGACCAAGCTGACCAACGGCACATGGGTTCTTATCGCCGACGGTGAAAAGGCTCTTTTCCTTGTGAATCAGACAGATGGCGAGGATCCGTACCTTGAGGTGTTCCGCGAGGAAGAACAGGAAAATCCGCCGAACAGAGAACAGGCCGCCAACCGCCGGGGGCGATTCAACGACGGCCCGAGCGTTCATCGGTCAGCCGTTCAGGACACGGACTGGCACCAGCTGGCCAAGGATCGGTTCGCCTCGGATCTTGCTGATATCCTCTACCGCAAGGCGCACCAGGGGGCATTCGACCGGCTCGTGGTCGTCGCACCGCCGAACACGTTGGGTGAGCTGCGCAACGAGGTCCACAAGGAGGTCGCGGACAAAATCGTTGCCGAGGTGCCCAAGACGCTCACCAACCACCCGATCGACGAGATCGAAAAACTGGTCGCCCAGGAAATCGCTGCCTGA